A region from the bacterium genome encodes:
- the alaS gene encoding alanine--tRNA ligase has translation MTLTGNEIREKFLSYFGSKKHARVASGSLLPFNDPTLFFVNAGMVPFKDLFLGLEKRDYTRATSSQKCMRVSGKHNDLENVGRTPRHHTFFEMLGNFSFGDYFKKDAISFAWEFLTQVIKLPAEPLWITVFREDDEAEKLWTEVAGVPKNKIVRLDEADNFWSMGPTGPCGPCSEIHVDLQLYWGTGKSAGNPGTHPDDFMEIWNLVFMQFNRDESGKMTPLPKPSIDTGMGLERLAAVVQKKKSNFETDLFWPVMEEILKVAGKTYGNNSEDDVSVRVIADHLRAMTFLISDGVQPANEGRGYVLRRIMRRAIRHGKMLGLTKPFIFQIADILIEQMKSAYPELSKNKSFIQKVIQNEEQSFLQTLDKGLAMIGEEFARLTKEKEKTLSGELAFKLYDTFGFPIDLTQIISEEKGFVVDMEGFSKAMDEQKERARANWKGSGEAKVEAIYHELASQNKKTKFLGYETLNADATVLTLIADGKVASEAGEGDLVEVLVDQTPFYGEGGGQVGDVGFIEAPTGKVEVIDTQKPVDGIFAHRGKVVEGKITSGAKVKMKVTTPTRQAIMKNHTATHIMHAALREILGDHVKQAGSVVKPDYLRFDFSHFEPVSREQLEKIENRVNEVILANYPVTKEELGYKEAIAKGALAFFGDKYGDKVRMVQIGPYSTELCGGTHLNASGEIGLFKITSESSVASGVRRIEAVTGFGALKEFRTATHRLGELAELVKATPQEIAGRVKKMNDRIKELNSEIAALKTKMASGGGGGSDYMDKVETINGVKFLAFETDIDDPKLLREFSDTVKNRLQSGIAVIAAKAGDKVSLIVTVSKDLADKYHAGKIIGEVAQVVGGKGGGRPDMAQAGGSDPSKINEALAKAKSLI, from the coding sequence CCCGTGTGGCTAGCGGAAGTTTGCTTCCCTTTAACGATCCCACGCTCTTTTTTGTGAATGCAGGGATGGTGCCTTTTAAAGATCTTTTTTTAGGCTTGGAAAAACGCGATTATACCCGCGCTACCAGTTCTCAAAAGTGCATGCGTGTTTCCGGTAAGCATAACGATTTGGAAAACGTAGGCCGTACCCCGCGCCATCACACCTTTTTTGAAATGCTCGGTAATTTTTCGTTTGGCGATTATTTTAAAAAAGATGCCATTTCGTTTGCGTGGGAGTTTCTCACTCAAGTAATCAAATTACCTGCCGAACCTTTATGGATAACGGTGTTTCGCGAAGATGACGAGGCCGAAAAGTTATGGACGGAAGTGGCCGGTGTTCCCAAAAATAAAATTGTTCGTTTGGATGAAGCCGATAATTTTTGGTCGATGGGGCCCACAGGTCCTTGCGGCCCTTGCAGTGAAATTCATGTTGATCTCCAGTTGTATTGGGGCACAGGTAAATCGGCCGGTAATCCTGGAACACATCCCGATGATTTCATGGAAATCTGGAACTTGGTTTTCATGCAATTTAACCGCGATGAAAGCGGCAAGATGACACCGCTTCCTAAGCCCTCTATTGATACCGGGATGGGGCTCGAACGTTTAGCCGCTGTGGTGCAAAAGAAGAAATCCAATTTCGAAACCGATTTGTTTTGGCCTGTGATGGAAGAAATTTTAAAAGTGGCCGGTAAAACTTATGGTAATAATTCCGAAGACGATGTGTCGGTGCGTGTAATTGCCGATCACTTGCGCGCGATGACTTTTCTTATTTCCGACGGTGTGCAACCCGCTAACGAAGGAAGAGGTTATGTATTACGCCGCATCATGCGTCGCGCCATCCGCCATGGTAAAATGTTAGGGCTCACCAAACCGTTTATTTTTCAAATTGCCGATATTCTTATTGAGCAAATGAAGAGTGCTTATCCCGAACTTTCTAAAAACAAGTCGTTTATCCAAAAGGTAATTCAAAACGAAGAGCAGAGCTTTCTTCAAACCTTAGATAAAGGTTTGGCGATGATTGGTGAAGAGTTTGCGCGTCTCACAAAGGAGAAAGAAAAAACCTTAAGTGGCGAACTGGCTTTTAAACTTTACGATACTTTTGGTTTTCCTATCGATCTCACACAAATTATTTCGGAAGAAAAAGGTTTTGTGGTGGATATGGAAGGTTTTAGTAAAGCCATGGACGAGCAGAAGGAACGGGCCCGTGCCAATTGGAAGGGGTCAGGCGAAGCCAAAGTAGAAGCCATTTATCATGAGCTTGCTAGTCAAAATAAAAAAACTAAGTTTTTAGGTTACGAAACACTGAATGCCGATGCAACGGTTCTTACTCTCATTGCCGACGGGAAAGTAGCGAGTGAAGCTGGCGAGGGTGATTTGGTAGAAGTGCTTGTGGATCAAACGCCGTTTTACGGTGAAGGTGGCGGGCAGGTAGGCGATGTTGGGTTTATTGAAGCGCCTACCGGTAAGGTAGAAGTGATTGATACACAAAAGCCCGTGGATGGTATTTTTGCGCATCGTGGAAAAGTAGTGGAAGGTAAAATTACCTCGGGCGCCAAAGTAAAAATGAAGGTTACCACGCCTACACGTCAGGCGATTATGAAAAATCACACGGCTACGCACATTATGCATGCGGCGCTGCGCGAAATTTTGGGTGATCACGTTAAACAGGCGGGATCAGTTGTAAAGCCGGATTATCTACGTTTTGATTTTAGCCATTTTGAACCTGTATCGCGCGAACAACTTGAAAAAATTGAAAACCGTGTAAACGAAGTGATTTTGGCTAATTATCCCGTCACAAAAGAAGAGTTGGGATATAAAGAAGCGATTGCCAAAGGCGCGCTCGCGTTTTTTGGTGATAAGTATGGCGATAAAGTGCGCATGGTGCAGATTGGGCCTTATTCTACCGAGCTTTGCGGTGGAACACATCTTAATGCCAGCGGTGAAATAGGATTATTTAAAATTACCTCTGAATCCTCGGTAGCCAGCGGTGTGCGTCGTATTGAAGCGGTCACTGGTTTTGGTGCGTTAAAAGAATTCCGTACAGCGACACATCGTTTAGGAGAGCTTGCCGAACTCGTTAAAGCTACGCCTCAAGAAATTGCGGGTCGTGTTAAAAAAATGAACGATAGAATTAAAGAGCTGAATAGTGAAATTGCAGCTCTTAAAACCAAGATGGCCAGTGGGGGCGGTGGTGGTAGTGATTACATGGACAAAGTAGAAACCATCAACGGTGTAAAATTTTTAGCTTTTGAAACGGATATTGATGACCCCAAACTCTTGCGTGAGTTTTCAGATACCGTAAAAAATCGCCTGCAAAGTGGTATTGCCGTCATTGCTGCTAAAGCGGGTGATAAAGTTTCTCTCATTGTTACCGTGAGTAAAGATTTAGCCGATAAATATCACGCCGGTAAAATCATAGGCGAGGTCGCTCAAGTTGTAGGCGGCAAAGGTGGTGGTCGGCCCGATATGGCGCAAGCTGGCGGGAGTGATCCTTCCAAAATTAACGAGGCCTTGGCTAAGGCTAAGTCTCTGATATAA